GTCGCCGCTGGTCGCGCGCGACCGGCGGCTGCGGCTGGTGATCGGGGGTCGCGAGGGGCCGACGACCAAGGGCGACAATCTTAATCATCTGTGGGCGGCGCTCGCCGAGGACGAACGCGCCGAAGGCATGCGGTTCGCCGCCATCGTCCTCCACGATGCCGAAGATCATGTCCATCGGGGCGAACTTGCGCTCTATCGCCGCTATCTCGGTGAAAATGCGATGGTGCAAATTCCCGTAGTCCCGCTGATCAAGCGCGAGGAACGCTGGGTCGGCGGGCATTATGGCGACGAATTTGCCGAAGCGCATGGCAAGGAGCTGGTCGTGCGCTCGCGGCTCGGCCTGCCCCTTCCGTCGGCCGGGGTCGGCTGTGCGCTGACCCGTACCGCGCTGGCGCTGCTGGCGATCGAGCGCGGCGGCGAACCCTTTCGCTGCGACAGCCTGACCGAAGATTATGAGATCGGGATGGTGATCGGCGCCTATGGCCTTGGCACGCGCTTCATCGACACGGTCGGATCCGCCGGCGACCGGATCGTGTCGCGTGGCGCTTTTCCGGGCGAGGTTGAAAAGGCGGTGCGGCAAAAATCGCGCTGGATTGCTGGAATCTCGCTTGCCGGATGGGATCATCTGGGCTGGCCGGGTTCGCGGCAGGTCGACGCGGGGGGCTCCGCGAACCGCACCTGGCTCGCGCGGTGGATGCTGTGGCGCGATCGCCGTGCGCCGCTCGCCGCCCTCGTCCTCCTCGCCGCCTATGTCGGGGCGATCCTGACCGGGCTGGGTCTGGCGGGGGGCGCGCTTCTCGGCTGGAATGCGATCGTCGTCGGAGAGGATATGCGGCTGCTCCTCGCGCTCAATCTGCTGCTGCTCTGTTGGCGACTGGGCATGCGCGGTCATTTCACGGCGCGCTGGTATGGCCTTGGCGAAGCGCTGCTTTCGGTGCCGCGCGCCTTTGTCGCGAACATCATCGCGATTCTCGCGGCGCGCCGTGCGGTCACCCTCTACTGGCGAATGCTGCGATCGGGCGAAGTGGTGTGGGACAAGACCGACCATTGCCGAAGCGAGCCGGTCCAAGAGGATGCGTTCGTCCGGAGGGCCGCGCGATGATGGCGCGGCGCATCGGCGCGCGTCGCGACGCACCGGCGCTGCGCTTCCTGCTGCTGTGCGTCGGCGGCTGGATCGCCCTGCGCATCATGATGACGTGGAATCCCGCCATGTCGGTGCCCCCCGATGGGCCGGCGGTGCCGTGGGCGCCGCCTTCACCCTTTGCAACCGGAGGCGGCCTGGCGGACAGCGGGTCCTTTGCCGATGGCGTGCCGGAGAAGGGCATGTCGGCGCAACGCGCGGGCCTCGCGCGTCCTTTGGCGGCACCGCGGCCAGATGACTCCGATGCACCGCCCCCCGCGGAGGTCCGGACACCTTCGGGAGGCTTCGCCGCCGACCGCCACAACCTTCGCCTTGCGCTGATGGCGCGCCTATTACCGTCGCGGCCGGGAGAGGGGGCGCGTTCGGCGGTGGGCGGGAGCGCGCCCTTGTGGTTCCCGCCGGCCGCGACGACGACAGCTGCGCCCGGACAGGGCGCGCCCTTCTGGATCCGGCGTCAGCTTTCGAGCTGGTCGCTCGGAAGCTGGCTCTATCTGCGCCAGGGGTCGGGGGATGCGCCCGAAACCATCGTCGGTGCCGGCCAGCTCGGGGGCAGCCAGGCGGGCCTTCGGCTCGCTTATGGTTTCGGGGACACCGGCCGTTTGCGCGCCTTTGGCCGTGCGACGATCGCGCTGCAACGGACGCGCCAGCGCGAGCTGGCCTTCGGTCTCGCCTTTGCCCCGCTGGCGCAATTGCCGGTCGATCTCGCGATCGAGCAGCGCGTTGCGGCCGGACCCGAAGGCCGCACCGCGCTCGCCGTCATGGCCAGCGGCGGTGTTTCGGATGTCGCACTTCCCGCCGGCTTCCGGCTCGATGCCTATGCGCAGGCCGGCATCGTCGGCGCGCGGCGGCGCGACGGCTTCGCCGACGGGGCTATCGTCGTCGATCATCGCCTCGGCGCCCGCGAGACCTCGCTGCGGCTTGGCGCGCTTGCCGCGGGCGCGGTGCAGCCCGGCGTGGCGCGCGTCGATGTCGGGCCGCGGCTGACGCTGCGCCTTCCCGACGTGGGCGAAGGCAGCCGGATCGCGCTCGACTGGCGTCAGCGCGTCGCGGGCGACGCGCGCCCCGAAAGCGGCCTTGCCCTGACCCTCGCCGCGGACTTCTGATTGAGCACGAAATAAGGCGCTACAGCCGATTCCCCGTGCTGGAAAAATGGTCTAGGGTCCTTGGAATCGGCGCTCTTCCGGCGTCGTCGATACGCATTCGGGGCCCATGGATCTCTATCTCCC
This DNA window, taken from Sphingopyxis sp. PAMC25046, encodes the following:
- a CDS encoding glycosyl transferase family protein; protein product: MGLSTAWLEWLVLGAGHELMLFASVGILLIGLDDLLLDALWLATRRRDPAALPDAPPIDGRFAVFVPAWDEAEVLPAMLHRTLAAWQGEDFRLYVGCYPNDAATLFAVSPLVARDRRLRLVIGGREGPTTKGDNLNHLWAALAEDERAEGMRFAAIVLHDAEDHVHRGELALYRRYLGENAMVQIPVVPLIKREERWVGGHYGDEFAEAHGKELVVRSRLGLPLPSAGVGCALTRTALALLAIERGGEPFRCDSLTEDYEIGMVIGAYGLGTRFIDTVGSAGDRIVSRGAFPGEVEKAVRQKSRWIAGISLAGWDHLGWPGSRQVDAGGSANRTWLARWMLWRDRRAPLAALVLLAAYVGAILTGLGLAGGALLGWNAIVVGEDMRLLLALNLLLLCWRLGMRGHFTARWYGLGEALLSVPRAFVANIIAILAARRAVTLYWRMLRSGEVVWDKTDHCRSEPVQEDAFVRRAAR